The Lusitaniella coriacea LEGE 07157 nucleotide sequence ATTACTGGGGAAGATTCTGTATTTAAAAGTTGTACAAATAAACGTGCGTATCGGGTTTCTAAATCTTTTACCTTTGCCCACGCTTGCCAATGGCGATAGCGATCGCGCGCTTCTTTTAAGTGAGTTTTTGCCAAAGTCTCCATGCCGCGATCGAGGTAAAATTCTGCTGCGAGTTCGTAAGCAAGGGCTTCTTCTTGGAGATAGCCGTTATTTTTTGCTCCTTGAATCGCGCGATCGTAAAGTTCGGCAGCTTTCCAGTTTTCTCCCAAGACTCTGGCCTTTTCTGCTTCTACTAAGTCGTATTTATGCTTGAAATTCACAGGACAGCAATCAACCCATTTTTTGGTTCTTTCTTGATTTAAATTGATAATATCGAGATAGTCAGTTTGAATCTTGCTATCTACTGTTAAATACAGAGACAATAGAGAAAGAGAATAGTAAAAGGGAAGTTGAACAGCAGGAAGTAAACCTGCCATTGCCGGTTCGTATTGAACTGCATTTTGTGCGTAATCAACTGCTTCTGCATTTTTTTTAAATAAATAGCAAAGAATAGCTTTGACTAAATTTACGCAAAATAAAGAACTAAGATTATTTATCTTTTTTAAAACTTGCAATATTTTAGCTTCATCAAAAAACTCTCCTGATAGCTCGGTCGGATTATCAACAGAACCCATTAAGTTACAAGCAAACTGCATCCAAACTCGAGCATAATATAAGGAAAATTCCTGCTTGTTTCTTTGTAGTAGTTTAAGATATACAATCTGCTTTTTATGTGCGGACTCTAGTTGCTCGCCAGCCAACACGACATAAGCACAATAGTGAATTGCAGAATAGCCTGAAAACTCTACATCTCCTACTTCCAAACCAAATTGAACGGTTTCGCGTAAAGGCTCTAAAGATTCACTTGCAGGTTCTTTCCAGTGTCGGATAAATGCATTAAAGACTTCATGAACTTTACATTTTATATCTCTAGACTCAAATTTTCCCAATGTTTTTATTGCCAATGTGCCAAATTTATAACCCAACTCAGGATCGTTCATTGCCGTACACAAAAGAACCCCATAAAAAGCATAAGCAAAGGCAGCTTGAGCGGAGTTACCCTCTTGATGGCAAAGTTTGAGCATTGTAAATGCAATGGTTGGTAACAGGGAAGGATTGCTTATATAGGCAGGACTAAATAAATTAATAAATATCCGCATCGCTGAGAGTAGACTGGGGTTAGTCATCTCTGGCAGCTTATCGAGACTTTTAATCTGTAGATCTGCTGGAGGTGATTCTGATAAAGATACCTTCAGCATTTCTAGGACTTGTAATCCGGTTGCAATTGCCAATTGCATCTGGTTTTGGACGCAATAAAACTGAATTTTTGTTTCGTAAACTTTAAACTTATCCAGTACCGTTTTTGCTTTTTGTAAAACGATGTTTGCCAGTTGCTCTGCTTGCTCAAAATTTGAATTTAAGTACTCTGCTGCTACTGCACTTTCGTGAAGATCGAGCGCTAGATCGTACTGAGTTATCCAGCTATCGCTTGGCAATAGAGCGATCCCTACATTGAAATAATAAGTGGCTGCTCGATAAGCCATTGAAGTTCTAGCTTTATGTCCCGCGATCGCGTTCAGCTTAGCAATTTCATCTCGTTCTTCCGACCAGGTAACAAGTTCAATTCCCATATTAAGATGATCGACAATCTCAAATATATTCTCAGATAACGTTTCTGAAGAGGTATTTTGTAAGAGCAATCGACCAATTTTCAAATGAATTTCCTTTTTTTCCAATTCTTCAATCGAACTATAGGCAGCTTGTTGAATGCGATCGTGAGCAAACTTGTAATTTTGAATCACTAATTGCTCGTTCAGACTGGACAAGGCAATTATCAACTCTACTTGAATGGCTTGTTTGATATCTTCAAATAGTTCCGTTTCCGATCGCGCGCAAACCAGTGATAAAGTATTTAAGTCAAACTCCGTACCTAAGCAAGCAGCAATTTGCAACACTCGCTGTACGGATGGCGATAGTTTTTTAATTTTGACAACTAGCAGATCTACAATATTTTCAGTGATATTAAGCTCTTCAATTCGAGCAAGATTCCATTGCCATCTTCCTTGATTCTTCTCTTCTGAGACAAGAGATATAGAATCAAAGTTCAACAACTTTTCTTCGTATAGAGTCTTGAGAAATTCACTGGCAAAAAAGGGATTGCCTCCTGTCTTTCGCAAAACAAGTTTTGCCAAAGGTTTTACCGCGTCACTCGTATCATTTAGGGTATCGGCGATAAGCCTTTCGAGATGCTCCAAGCTCAGGGGAGTTAGAGTAATTTGATTAACTATTTCCTCTTTGTACTGAAGAATTTTATCTAAAGTTAGGGTTAGAGGATGCGTCAAATCAACTTCATTATCTCGATAAGCTCCGATGAGTAAAAGATAGCGAGTATCTAAATCCGTCATCATGAGCTGAATTAGCTTTAGGGAAGCAGAATCTGCCCATTGTAGATCGTCTAAAAAAAGAACTAAAGGATGCTCTGGGTGGCAAAAAACTTGAATGAAGTTTTGAAAAACTAGATTAAAACGATTCTGGGTTTCGGTTGCTCCGAGTTCTGGGACTGGAGGTTGCTTGCCAATAATTAATTCAACTTCCGGAATCAGATCGATAATAACTTGACCGTTATTTCCTAGTATGGCTAAAAGCTTGTCTCGCCATTGTTGAAGTTGCGTTTCGGTTTCTGTTAAGAGCTGTCGAGCTAAACTGGAGAAAGCTGAAACAATCGCAAAATAAGGAATATTACGCTGGAACTGTTCAAATTTTCCCGCAATAAAATATCCGCGATCGCGCGTTATGGGTTTATACAGTTCTTGAACTAAGGCTGATTTACCAATTCCCGAATAACCCACGACTAACATGAGTTCGGCAGAAGACGTTTCTCTGGCAGAAACTCGCTCAAATGCTGCAAGGAGTGTTTGAATTTCACTGTCTCGTCCGTAGAGCTTTTGGGGAATTTGAAACCTGCTATGATTATCTTGAGTGCCGAGAGGAAAGGGCGCGATCGCGCCTGTGCTGCTCAACTGCTCCAAACACGCTTCTAAATCGGCTTTGAGTCCCCACGCACTCTGATAGCGATCCTCTGCGGTTTTTGCCATCAATGTCATCACAATCTCGGAGATAGATTGGGGAATATCCGGGTAAATTTGATGGGGGGGAGTGGGGTGCTTGGCAATGTGACAATGAACTAACTCTAAAGCGTCATTTGCTAAAAAAGGGAGGTGTCCCACCAGCAGTTCGTAGAAAGTTACGCCTAGGGAGTAAAAGTCAGTGCGATAATCTAGAAAACGATTCATTCGTCCCGTTTGTTCGGGAGAAATATAAGCGAGAGTTCCTTCTAAAACCTGGGAATTTTGTAACGTTAAATTTTCGCGACTGAAGGTTGTTGAAATCCCAAAATCGATGATTTTGATTTTCCCCGTTTCTGGGTGGAGTAAAATATTTCCAGGATTAATATCCTTGTGAATGACATTGGCAGTATGAATTTGACCCAAAATTTCGGCAATTTGGATGGCAATGGGAAGAAATTCAGAGAGTGTTACGCGATCGCGCAATGACTTCCTTAAAGACTCTCCCCCAAAGTCTTCAAAGATAATTGCAGAGGTTCGCCGCTTTTCTGCGAAGCTTATTGCTTTGGCAATTCCATCCAAATTGAGATGGCGCGAAATTTCGTATTCTTGCTTGTAGCAGGTTCGTTCTTGGGGAGTGGGATACTCCTTCTCCAAAATTTTGAGAATAACCAATTGAGTGCTTTGAGTGTGGATCGCTCGATACACATTCGTACTACCACTTTCATAAAGTCGATCGATGATTTGATAGCCAGAGAGAGCTTTCATAGACGATCTTGATATTTCAAAACTGTTCGGAATTGCCAACGGCAGTTATTTATGACGTTTGGATGGTTACGCCAAGAGCATTAACGTACACCGTAGCCGCATTACCCGTTTCCAACCCCGGAACCAAAGAACCGGAAAAAGCCAGAATTTGTTCGCCTTCTCCCGCAGTGAAAGCAAAGGGGGTTTGCTCGGAGGAAGCATCCATTGTACCGTAGGGCCCAAAAGACTTTCCCCTGCGCGTCTTGAACGAGATCTGCAAAATATACTGCCTGCCATACCACCAACCGTAGTAACCGGACACTTCCCTTAAATAATCCCCAGGTTCAATTTCAATTGTATGCTCTTGTCCCCCCGCTCCACCATGAGGAGAGAGCGCAGTGTTATGATAGAACGCTTGCAGGCAGTCGATGATATCTCCAGCACGAACGATTAGTTTGGTAATGGGGAACCCTTGAGTTTTTGCCGCTTCTGTGTCGTCGAAGGATATGGAGAGAGGAAGATTGGGGACGGGTTCAACAGTACGATATGCGCGATCGCCGTAATTATAGAGGTCGGGGTTTTGGGTCAGAGGAGAATTAGCTCGAACCGTGGCACCGATGCGTTTCGCCGCAGCACAAGCAGCATTAATCCCCGTCTGCAAAGCGCCTTCAGTCCAGCCGCCAGACCAGGAAATACTATCCCCTGCCAGATACGTGCCGTAATCGGGATCGCTCAAAAACTGATAATAGGCTGCGTGGATGTTGGGTTCTTGACCAGGATATTGAAGTTTAAAAGCACCGTAGTAGTAGGGTTTGGCTTCCCAATCGATATTCAATATCTCATCTTCACTCGGATTCCCCAAACCTGCTGCAAATTCAGGACTGATTTTCGCGATCGCGTCTTTGAACAGCTCAAAGCGTCGCATCTTGTCTTGCAGTCCCAACAGCTTGCTAGAGTCATCGCCCCAAGTATAGCTAATCAAAACCACTCCATTCTCGGTATCGGGATAGTCGAGAGCATAGACACCGCGTGGCAATTCATCAGTCTGGATATTTTGCGGGATGTTGGAATTCTGCCAAAACTTTGTTGGGGTCAGGACAAACATTTTTGAGGAATCCATCAAGTGAAGGTTGCGGATTGCCACTTTGACCGACTGCGCGATCTCTTTTTGTTCGTCTGAGTCTGACGGTGAATTTAGCGTCATCCCCATCATCTCCATTGCGCGGGTCGAAGTCGCAACGATAACTGCTTTGAAGGAGCGAGACTGCTGTTGACCGTTTTCGCGATAGTAAAGGGTTGGCTCCCCTGTCGAGCAGTCAATCCGACTCACCGGTACGTTCGTTTTAATTGCACCAATATCTTTGAGGGAGGTCTGAGTGCCATCCGGCTGAATCACGCACCGAGTGTAGAAGTGTTCTGTCAGTTGACTGATGCCACCCGGTAAAAACTTCTGCTTATCCTCCCACATATTAACAATAATTCGTAATAATTCCAGGAAACTGACCTGATAGAGCGGGCCAAACCCTCCCGATCCGATCCCCAAAGCACCAAATTTGTTCATATCCTCATCGCTCCATTGGGGAATTCCCTGGCGCACCCCATCATAAAAGCTAACATCTTTGTACTTGTGGATATAGCTCTGCCAGATGCTTTGGACTGCCTCCCAATCTTCTTTTTTCCAAACGCTGTATAGGGGTTGAACGAGGGTTTGAACAAATTTCGGCCAATCCACTCCAATTCTTTTAAAGTCTGGATCGTCTGGATAGAGTTGGGGTGTTTTTTTTACAGGCCAATCAATAATTTCGTTCTCGTAATAGAGCTTAGTTGGCACGTAGCCAGGATCGGGAAACTGACCGCCCGCTTCCAGCTCGAATAAATCAAAGTAGTGGAATAGAAGCTTCCCTGACGGTGGAAAGCGCATGGAACCCATTTCCGCTATGGCGTTAGAGTTTTTGAACTTCAGGGAGTAGGCGCGTCCTCCAATTCTGTCAGTTGCCTCGAAGACAACGGGTTTTGCTCCGATTTTCAGCAGTTCGTAAGCCGCGACTAATCCCGCCACTCCTGCTCCAACGATGGCAACTTCGGTTCCTATCAAGTGTTGCGGAAGGTTAGCAATTGGGTCGTTATTGTCAATAAAATCAACATAGTCGTAGAGGGTGTCAATATAGGGCCATGCAACCCAATCCTCTTTAGGCAATGGCTTGGGTTGAATATTTGTCCGAAATGGCATAAAGTCTCCTTGAATTGAGTTGTTATCGAACTTGAGAGTTTTGTCTGCGCGGATCGTAATGCTAACTAAAGTATGGCTCTTCTAGACTGAGAGTTTTGATTATATTATTTTCATAATATGGGATTTTGAAAAAACTACTTTTGTTTCATCACGACTAAAGTAATATCGTCAAAAACCTTCTGCTCTCCAATATAGTTCCGCACATCTTCAACGATGCTGGTGCGAATTTCCGGTGCGGATTGGGAACGAACCTCTTGTATGATTTTGCATAATTGTTCGATTCCGTATTGCCGGCTTTCTGTATTCTCCGCTTCTGTTATCCCATCGGTGTACAATACCGCCACATCCCCCACATTTAATTGAATCCGTTCCTGAGCGATAAAATCGGCAATTCCCTCATCCAACCCAATCGGAAATCCTAAATCGATAGTATCGATGCGTTCAATCTCTCCCTCAGAACGTACAATAATCAACTCCTCATGTTGACCGCTCAAACTCAAGGTTCCCTCGCTATAATCGACCATTGCCAGGGTCATATTTTTATAAGAATCCATCCGTTGCAGGTTCTCATAGAGGGTTTGGTTGATGACCTCAAAAAACTTCACTGGGTCGGTTTCACCGCTCTTCTGGAGGGTTCTGACTGCCGTCTGAGCCATAATCATCAACACCCCACTCTCTAACCCGTGTCCGGTGACATCTCCAATCGCAATTTTTACGCCGTTATCCTGTTTTAAGACATCGTAGTAGTCTCCTCCCACCTCATCAGCCGGTTCCATAAATCCAGCAATTTCCAATCCTTCGATGGCTTCGAGTTCTTCAGTTTTGGGAAGTACCATTTGTTGAAGTTGTTTGGCGATGTCGAGTTCTGCACCCATGCGCAGGTTATCTTCTTTGAGGCGTTCGTTGAGGAGGGTGATTTCTTCGTTGGCTTCTGCGAGTTGGGCGGTGCGTTCTTTGACGCGCTCTTCTAGGGTACGGTAGAGGAGGGCGTTTTCGAGGGAAATGGCTGCTTGGGAGGAGAGGATTTTGAGGACTTCGAGGCGCTCGCGCGTGAAGGCTCCAGGAGTAAGGTTGTTTTCGAGGTAGACAATGCCAATCAGTTTGCCTTGATTGACGATGGGAGCGGCTAAAATCGATTTGGGCTGGTGTCGAACGATGTAGGGATCGGTTATATAATTCCCCTCGTGGGTTGCATCGGTTAAGACAACACTTTCCTGAGTGCGTTCTACGTAATTGATCGTTGTAAGCGGCAAATTTGAGCTATCTTTGACGGGAATCGATTGCAGAACTTGGATTTCCCCTTCAACAGAACGACTTGCTTCGATGGTTAATCGTCCGTTGTCCGATAAGAGCAAGAAACCTCTTTGTGCGCCTGCATTTTCAATTGCCAGTTTCATCAAGATTTCGAGCAACTGTTCGAGGATAATTTCTCCTGAAATGGCTTGAGCGGCTTTGGTGACGGTGTTTAAATCCAGAACTTCGGAGTGGGTACTGGAGGTTGAAGTGAGAGTGGAAGTCAGAGTGGTTGTCTCTGTGGTTGCGGGTTCGTTGAGAGGACGCTTGAGAAGGTTGGGATAGCAGCGTTCGAGGTCTTTCACTTTTGCCATCGCGCCCCAGCAAGTATAACTGTAACGGGCATCCTGGAGATAGGTGCGAGCGACTTTTTCCCGTCCCAACGTGAGATAAAATTCCCCAGCAAGTTCGTTAGCAATGGCTTCATTGTTAACATACCCGGATTCGCGAGCAGATTCAATCGCGCGA carries:
- a CDS encoding AAA family ATPase — protein: MKALSGYQIIDRLYESGSTNVYRAIHTQSTQLVILKILEKEYPTPQERTCYKQEYEISRHLNLDGIAKAISFAEKRRTSAIIFEDFGGESLRKSLRDRVTLSEFLPIAIQIAEILGQIHTANVIHKDINPGNILLHPETGKIKIIDFGISTTFSRENLTLQNSQVLEGTLAYISPEQTGRMNRFLDYRTDFYSLGVTFYELLVGHLPFLANDALELVHCHIAKHPTPPHQIYPDIPQSISEIVMTLMAKTAEDRYQSAWGLKADLEACLEQLSSTGAIAPFPLGTQDNHSRFQIPQKLYGRDSEIQTLLAAFERVSARETSSAELMLVVGYSGIGKSALVQELYKPITRDRGYFIAGKFEQFQRNIPYFAIVSAFSSLARQLLTETETQLQQWRDKLLAILGNNGQVIIDLIPEVELIIGKQPPVPELGATETQNRFNLVFQNFIQVFCHPEHPLVLFLDDLQWADSASLKLIQLMMTDLDTRYLLLIGAYRDNEVDLTHPLTLTLDKILQYKEEIVNQITLTPLSLEHLERLIADTLNDTSDAVKPLAKLVLRKTGGNPFFASEFLKTLYEEKLLNFDSISLVSEEKNQGRWQWNLARIEELNITENIVDLLVVKIKKLSPSVQRVLQIAACLGTEFDLNTLSLVCARSETELFEDIKQAIQVELIIALSSLNEQLVIQNYKFAHDRIQQAAYSSIEELEKKEIHLKIGRLLLQNTSSETLSENIFEIVDHLNMGIELVTWSEERDEIAKLNAIAGHKARTSMAYRAATYYFNVGIALLPSDSWITQYDLALDLHESAVAAEYLNSNFEQAEQLANIVLQKAKTVLDKFKVYETKIQFYCVQNQMQLAIATGLQVLEMLKVSLSESPPADLQIKSLDKLPEMTNPSLLSAMRIFINLFSPAYISNPSLLPTIAFTMLKLCHQEGNSAQAAFAYAFYGVLLCTAMNDPELGYKFGTLAIKTLGKFESRDIKCKVHEVFNAFIRHWKEPASESLEPLRETVQFGLEVGDVEFSGYSAIHYCAYVVLAGEQLESAHKKQIVYLKLLQRNKQEFSLYYARVWMQFACNLMGSVDNPTELSGEFFDEAKILQVLKKINNLSSLFCVNLVKAILCYLFKKNAEAVDYAQNAVQYEPAMAGLLPAVQLPFYYSLSLLSLYLTVDSKIQTDYLDIINLNQERTKKWVDCCPVNFKHKYDLVEAEKARVLGENWKAAELYDRAIQGAKNNGYLQEEALAYELAAEFYLDRGMETLAKTHLKEARDRYRHWQAWAKVKDLETRYARLFVQLLNTESSPVIQTTKTQIQTITGSKEELDLASVIKASQAIGSEILIETLLQKLIKTLAENAGAQTAFLLLEKKDRLFIEAQYIIESEKTKVLPSTPIEQELPTTIINYVTRTKESVVLNNATEEGNFTNDPYIQEHQTRSVLCTPLVNQGKLVSIVYLENNLTPGAFTRDRVEVVKILSSQAAISLENALLYRTLEERVKERTAQLAEANEEITLLNERLKEDNLRMGAELDIAKQLQQMVLPKTEELEAIEGLEIAGFMEPADEVGGDYYDVLKQDNGVKIAIGDVTGHGLESGVLMIMAQTAVRTLQKSGETDPVKFFEVINQTLYENLQRMDSYKNMTLAMVDYSEGTLSLSGQHEELIIVRSEGEIERIDTIDLGFPIGLDEGIADFIAQERIQLNVGDVAVLYTDGITEAENPESAQYRLERLCQVIQASRHQSAAEIRTRIVEDVRNYIGEQKVFDDITLVVMKQK
- a CDS encoding FAD-dependent oxidoreductase yields the protein MPFRTNIQPKPLPKEDWVAWPYIDTLYDYVDFIDNNDPIANLPQHLIGTEVAIVGAGVAGLVAAYELLKIGAKPVVFEATDRIGGRAYSLKFKNSNAIAEMGSMRFPPSGKLLFHYFDLFELEAGGQFPDPGYVPTKLYYENEIIDWPVKKTPQLYPDDPDFKRIGVDWPKFVQTLVQPLYSVWKKEDWEAVQSIWQSYIHKYKDVSFYDGVRQGIPQWSDEDMNKFGALGIGSGGFGPLYQVSFLELLRIIVNMWEDKQKFLPGGISQLTEHFYTRCVIQPDGTQTSLKDIGAIKTNVPVSRIDCSTGEPTLYYRENGQQQSRSFKAVIVATSTRAMEMMGMTLNSPSDSDEQKEIAQSVKVAIRNLHLMDSSKMFVLTPTKFWQNSNIPQNIQTDELPRGVYALDYPDTENGVVLISYTWGDDSSKLLGLQDKMRRFELFKDAIAKISPEFAAGLGNPSEDEILNIDWEAKPYYYGAFKLQYPGQEPNIHAAYYQFLSDPDYGTYLAGDSISWSGGWTEGALQTGINAACAAAKRIGATVRANSPLTQNPDLYNYGDRAYRTVEPVPNLPLSISFDDTEAAKTQGFPITKLIVRAGDIIDCLQAFYHNTALSPHGGAGGQEHTIEIEPGDYLREVSGYYGWWYGRQYILQISFKTRRGKSFGPYGTMDASSEQTPFAFTAGEGEQILAFSGSLVPGLETGNAATVYVNALGVTIQTS